The DNA region TGGCGCGGCGGAGCATGTCCTTGTCGATCGTCCAGTTCAGGTTGGTCAGGCTGCCGACACCGTCTCTCACCGGCCCGGCAATCGCCACGCAGCAGGCGGCTGTATCCACGCCGTCCTCGGCAGAGACGTACTCCTTGAGAATGCTCTCGAGCCCGGGATACTTCGCGTTGGGGTATTTCCGGATCGTTTCCTTCATCACCCGCCGCCCGTCGGCCAAGGCCACGCGCGTGTTTGTGCCGCCGATATCGGCCACGAGGTTGAGCGTGTCGGGAGCGTGCTTTGTCATGTGTCTGCCAGCCAGGATTTGAGCGCGTGATAGGAGCCCTTGGGCGTACGCTTCATGGTCTCGAAGTCAACATGCACCATGCCGAAACGCTTCTCGTAGCCGAACGCCCATTCGTAATTGTCCAAGAGAGACCAGTAGAAGAAGCCCTGCAAATTGACGCCTGCGGCGATGGCATCCTGCATGGCGTCGAGATGCACGTCGATATAATGCTGCCGCTCCGGGTCATGGACGGCACCGTTTTCGACCTCGTCGCCCCAGGCCATGCCGTTCTCCGTGACGATGATGGGCAGATCGCCCACGTAGTCGGTCTTCAGGCGCTTGAGAAAACCGGCGAGACCGTCGGGATAGACCTCCCAGTCCATCTGGGTGCGTTCGAGGTCGCCGCGGGTGGACCAATACGCAGGCCACGGTTCGCCCGGCGCATCTTCGTGGAGCATGCGGGTGTAGTAGTTGATCCCGAGCCAATCTATCTTCTGGCTGATCTCGGGCAGATCCTCTTCCCATCCCTGCGGCATGTGAGGGGCGAGCACGTCGACCACGGGCTGGGGATAGCGGCCTTTCGTGATGGCCTCAATGAACCACCGATTATAGATCGCGTCATGGCGCGCGGCGGCCGCGGCATCCGCTTGCCTTTCGGTCGCAGGGGCGGCGTGTTCGAAGTTCAGCACGATCCCGAGAGTGTCGAGGCCCATCTCCCGGAGGCGCGTCATCCCGGCCCCGTGCGCCTTCATCACGTGGTGCATCGCGCGCGCCGCGGAGCGTATGTCTCGGTGACCCGGGGCATGACCGCCGAGGAAATGCCCGAGCCATGCCACGCACCAGGGCTCGTTGAGCGTGGCGATGCTCTTCGTACGGTCACCGATTTTGCCGGCGATGACCTCCACGTAATCGGCAAACCACGCGGCGATGTCTGCGCTCGCCCATCCGCCGCGGTCCGACAGCGCGGCGGGCAGCTCCCAATGATAGAGCGTAAGATGCGGCTCAAGCCCCCGCGCCAGAATGGCATCCGTGAGGCGGTCGTAGAAATCCAACCCCGTCGCATTCACGCGGCCCACGCCCTCGGGCATGACGCGCGCCCAGGATGCGGAGAAGCGATAGGCGTCAAACCCGCCATCTTTCAGGATGTCGAGGTCTTCCTCGTAGCGTGTGTAGTGGTCGCAGGCGACCGCACCGTCCTCGGCCCGCACGACATTTCCGGGAACGGCCGCCCAGGTGTCCCAATGCGTGGGACCCGCGTCGCCCTTGGCGTGGCCTTCGATCTGGTATGCGGCCGTGGCTGCGCCGAAGCGGAAGCCGTCGGGAAAGTCGGCGCGGGAGCGTTTCTTCATGTTCGGTGGATCCTCAGGTGGGGCAGGGGCCGGTGGAGCGGCCGTGGATCAGCGGCGCCTCCAGAAGGCGCGTGGGAAGCGTGTTGGCCGGAGCGCCGATTTGGTCAATCAGCATCTGGGCAGAGAGGCGGCCCGCATCGCGGACCGAGGAGCGGGTCGCGGTGAAGACCGGCACGTCCCCCCCATTGCGCAGGTAGCTCAGGTCATCATCGTGGGTGATGAGGGACACGTCACGCCCAAGGACAAGGCCCTGTTCCTCCACGGCGCGCCTAACGCCAAGCGCGATGATGAGGGAGGAGACGAGAAACGCCGTGGGCGGGTGATCCATCGCGAGCATCTCTTTTGCCGAGCTGTAGCCATATGTCTCCGTCATCTCGGCAGAGCGCAGCAGCGCAGGATCGGGCGCGAGGCCTGCCTTCGACAGTGCCCGTTCGAAGCCCGCCCGGCGGCGGCGCGCGAAGTCCATGCTCTCGAGCCCGTTCAAAAACGCGATGCGCCGATGGCCGAGGTCGAGGAGGAGTTCGGTCGCGCGGGCGAAGGCGGACGTATTGTTGACGTCGAGCCACGCGTAGGGGCGTGCTTCGTCGCTTGCCCGGCCATGGACAACGAAGGGAATCTCCAGATCGCTGAGGAGGCCGATCCTCGGATCGCTCGTCTCCGGGGCATGGACGATCAAGCCGTCCACGGTGCCCTTGGCTTTCAGCTCCCGGTAGACACGCGGCTGATCCCCGTCCTCCACCATGGAAAGGAGCATGTCATAGCCGTGCTGCTTGTAGGTTTCGCCGGCTCCGGAAATGAAGTCGCCAAAGATCGGATTGACCATCTCGTGGCGCGTGGAGGTCGGGATGACATGCCCCACCGCCATGGCGCGCCCGGTGGCGAGGCTCTTTGCGCGCGTGTTGGGGCGGTAATTGTGCTGCTCTGCGGCATGGGACACGCGCTGGCGCGTGGTCTCCGAAACCTCCGGATACCCGTTCAAAGCGCGACTCACAGTGGTTTGACTGAGGCCCAGATGCGCGGCCAACTCCTTCAGATTCATGAGCCTTTATCACCCAAAGCGCTATCAAGTCCCGGTGGAGCCTATGCGCAACTCACGCACGGCGTCAAAAGCTTGCGCCTGCACCATCTTGCTGCAATTGCAAAGAAAATCCGGCAAAGAGGGCTTCCTCTGTAGCCCCAGCAAACTTGATTGACAGCCATCGGAGCCTGCGCGAGTGTCATGCGCATCCAAAGCGCTTTGGCGTGACACGCTCACGCGCGCCGAGGTGCGGATGACCGCAACAGCGCTCCAAGAGGGGGCGCGACTGGGAGGAATAAAGAAATGAAACATCTGCTTCTTGCAGGTTCCGCGACGCTTGCGCTCACGGCAGGCATGGCCACCGCTGGCGGCCACCTGACCTTTGCACCGGGCGAGGGTCCCTTCAGCTGGGACAGCTACAATGCCTGGGCCGAAAATGCGCCCGATCTGTCTGGTCAGACGGTGACCATCTCCGGCCCGTGGCTGAACCCCGAGGACGACTTCTTCCGCAACGCCCTGGCCTACTTCATGGACGCCACCGGCGCGGAGGCGATCTACACGGGCTCCGACAGCTTTGAGCAGCAGATCGTGATCGATGCCGAAGCCGGGTCCGCCCCCAACGTGGCCGTTTTCCCGCAGCCGGGTCTCGCATCCGTGATGGCCGGCAACGGGCTTCTCTCACCGCTTCCGGGTGATTTTGCCGATTGGGTCGGCGAGAATTACGCCGCGGGGGAGAGCTGGGTCGATCTGGGCACCTACGCCGACGAGAACGGCGACGACCAGATGTACGGCTTCTTCTACAACGTGAACGTCAAGTCGCTCGTCTGGTACTCCCCGGAGAACTTCGAGGATGCAGGCTACGAAGTGCCGACAACCCTCGAGGGGCTGAAGGAGCTGACCGAGCAAATCGTCGCCGACGGCGAGACGCCCTGGTGCATCGGTCTGGGATCCGGCGCGGCCACCGGTTGGCCGGCGACCGACTGGGTCGAGGACATGATGCTCCGCACCGTCGAGCCCGCGGTCTATGACCAGTGGGTCGCGAATGAGATCCCGTTCAACGATCCGCGCGTCATCAACGCCATCGAAGAGTTCGGCTATTTCGCCCGTGACGACGCCAAGGTGTCCGGCGGCGCGGACGCGGTCGCCACGACCGACTTCCGCGACAGCCCGCAGGGCCTCTTCGCATCGCCGCCGCAGTGCTACATGCACAAACAGGCGTCCTTCGTGCCGGCCTTCTTCCCGGACGGCACCGAGTTCGGCGTGGATACGAACTTCTTCTACTTCCCGTCCTACGAGAGCGAAGATCTCGGCAATCCGGTCCTCGGTGGTGGTACGCTCATGGCGATCACCAATCCCTCCGACGCGACCAACGAGCTCATGGAGTTCCTGAAGCTGCCGCTCGCCCACGAGGTGATGATGGCCCAGACGGGCTTCCTGACCCCGCATAACGGCGTGAACATCGAGGCTTACCTGAACGAGACCCAGCGCGGTCTTGGCCAGATCCTTCTCGATGCGACCACGTTCCGCTTCGACGGCTCCGACCTGATGCCGGGCGCCATTGGCGCGGGCACGTTCTGGACGGGCATGGTGGATTATGCCGGCGGTGCCTCCGCAGAAGAGGTGACGGCGGAAATCCAAGACTCCTGGGACGCCATCAAGTAAAACTGTTGAGGCGAGGCTTGGCCTCGCCTCACACCAATGGGTGGAGCCATCCTCCACCATGCCGGAACCGATACGACGTCCGGCACATTGGTTTCAGAGACGGCCCTCGTTCGAATGAAGGGCCGCTCACACCATAGCCAAGGGAGGGCACCATGCATCCAGCACTGCTCGGCTTATTCACGATTATCTTCGCAGTGGCCGCCTGCGGGCTGTACTTTTACGGCTCGAACTGGGTGCTCGACAAAGTGCTCTTTCCTGCCAAGGGGCCCAACGCGGGGCGCAACATCAACCGCGCCAACATGATCCGGCCCTGGCTTTTTCTCTTTCCCGCCTTCGCGGCGCTCGGCCTTTACCTGGCCTACCCGGTCTTCGAAACTATCCGGCTCTCCGTGCTCGACCGTGACGCGGGCAACGCGTTTGTCGGTCTTCAGAATTACCAGCAGATGGCCAACGAGCCAAAGTTCTGGGAAGCCGTCCGCAACAACTTCCTCTGGCTCCTCGTCGTGCCTGCCGCATCGACGGCCTTCGGTCTCGCTGTCGCACAGCTCACCGACCGTCTCGCATGGGGCAATATCGCGAAATCGCTGATCTTCATGCCCATGGCGATCTCGTTCGTCGGCGCCTCGGTGATCTGGAAGCTTGTCTACGAGGCGCGGCCCGAGGGGACCGACCAGATCGGTGTGCTCAACGCGATCTACATGGCCATGGGCGGCGGTGAACCGATCACTTGGATCACCGTGCCGTTCTGGAACAACTTCTTTCTCATGATCATCCTGATCTGGATCCAGACGGGATTTGCGATGGTCATCCTGTCGGCGGCGCTCCGCGGCATCCCGGAAGAAACGGTCGAGGCCGCGATCGTGGACGGGGCAGGGCCCTTCTCGATCTTCTTCAAGATCAAGGTGCCGCAGATCATGCCCACGATCGTCGTGGTCTGGACCACGATCACCATCGCCACACTCAAGGTCTTCGACATCGTGTTCGCCATGACCAACGGGCAATGGGAAACACAGGTTCTCGCCAACTACATGTTCGACAAGCTCTTCCGCGCCAATGACTGGGGCGTGGGATCGGCCTCTGCCATGGTCATCATGCTCATGGTCACCCCGATCCTTGTCTGGAACATCATCCAAGTTCGCAAGGAGACACGCTGATGGCTGCTATAGACGATCAAGGCCCCAATCGGGGCAGCTTTGTCACCTCTGCTCAGCAGGTCATCAAGGGGCTCTACACCGGCAAGGCGTCCGATGACGGGATCGCCGGGGAGAAAAGCTCGCTCGGATTGGTCACCAATCTCGCCGTGCTCTTCCTGGTCTTCCTCTGGCTCTTCCCGACGGTCGGTCTCTTCGTGAGCTCGTTCCGGACGGCGGATCAGATCACGAGCTCGGGCTGGTGGTCGGCCCTGTCCACGCAAGAAGCGCAGAACCCCGCGATCCGCCTTGAAGGCACGGAAACGCCGGAAGGCGACCTCTTCGTCATCGAAGGTCAGCTCTTCGATAACACGGATACGGTCGTGACGGCCTGGGGCTGGTCCTCACGCGCACCGGAGGATTTTGCGCCCGGTGAGACGGCCGAACTCCGCGGCGGTGAGATGCTGACGATCGAGGAAGACGGCGCGTTCCGTCTGTCCAACACGGTCAGCTTCGAAGGCGAACGTCTTCCGCGTGTCTTCACCACGGCCTCGAGCCCGCCGGAATTCACCTTCGAGAATTACAATTACATGCTCTTCGAGGGCTCGAACGAAAGCATGGCGCCGGCCTTCTTCAATACACTCACCGTGACGATCCCGGCGACGATCATTCCGATCCTGGTGGCAGCCTTCGCAGCTTACGCGCTGGCGTGGATGGAGTTCCCGGGCCGGGCCTTGCTTGTGGCCGTCGTCGTGGGCCTCCTCGTCGTGCCGCTACAGCTCGCGCTGATCCCGCTTCTTCAGTTCCACAACTGGATCGGGATCGGGAAAGGATATGTGGGCGTCTGGCTCGCGCATATGGGCTTCGGCCTGCCGCTCGCGATATACCTCTTGCGCAACTACATGGCTGGCCTGCCGCGGGACATCATCGAGAATGCCCGCGTCGATGGCGCCACGGATTTCCAGATCTTCATGCGGATCATCCTGCCGCTGTCCTTCCCCGCGCTGGCGTCGTTCGCGATCTTCCAGTTCCTCTGGACGTGGAATGACCTCCTCGTGGCGCGCGTCTTCCTGATCGACTCGACCGGACAGACCACGGTGATGACGAACGCGATCGTGGAGCTTTTGGGCACGCGGGGCGGTAACTGGGAAATCCTCGCCACGGCGGCCTTCGTCTCCATCGCAGTGCCGCTGGTCGTGTTCTTCGCGCTGCAGCGGTATCTCGTGCGCGGCCTTCTGGCGGGCTCGGTCAAGTAAGCTCTCCCCGGGCTTATGGCCCGGGGCACCACCCACAATGCTCGCAAGACAACGGACTGAAGAATGAACCAGCAGGCCCAAGAGATGGCGGGGCGCGTCGTGACCGACCCGGATTGGTGGCGCGGCGCAGCGATCTACCAGATCTATCCGAGGTCGTATCAGGACTCGAACGGTGACGGCGTGGGAGACCTGCTCGGCATCGTGCAAAGGCTCCCCTATATCGCCTCGCTCGGTGTCGATGCGATCTGGATCAGTCCGTTCTTCAAGTCGCCGATGAAGGATTTCGGGTACGACGTCAGCGACTATTGTGATGTCGACCCGATGTTCGGGACGATCGCCGATTTCGACATCCTCGTGGACACGGCCCATCAATGGGGCATCAAGGTCATGATCGACCTGGTTCTGTCACACACCTCCGACGTCCATCCGTGGTTTGTCGAAAGCCGTGCCTCCCGCGATAATCCGCGCGCCGATTGGTATGTCTGGGCCGATCCGAAGCCCGACGGCACGCCGCCGAACAACTGGCTTTCGATCTTCGGCGGCTCCGGCTGGCAGTGGGACGCCCGCCGAGAGCAGTATTACCTGCACAACTTCCTCGTCTCGCAGCCTGACCTGAACTTCCACAATCCCGACGTGCAAAACGCGCTGCTCGACGTCACGCGCTTCTGGTTGAACCGGGGTGTCGATGGCTTCCGTCTGGATACCGTGAACTTCTATTTCGCGGACAAGGACCTGCGGGACAATCCGCCTTGCCCGCCGGAGCTCAGAAACGCGACGATCGCGCCGTCGGTGAACCCCTACAATCACCAGCTTCACCTCTATTCAAAGACGCAGCCGGAGAACATCACCTTCCTCGAGCGCTTCCGCGCGCTTCTCGATGAGTTTCCCGGCACGACATGCGTGGGCGAGGTTGGCGATGCCCAGAAGGGCCTGGAGATCCTCGGGGAGTACACAAAAGGCGAAAAGCGCATGCACATGTGCTACGCGTTCGAGCTTTTGTCCGGTGACCGCCCCACGGCACAATTCGTCGCGGATGTCTTCAAGCATTTCGATGCCGCTGCCCCCGAAGGCTGGGCCTGCTGGGCATTTTCCAACCACGACGTCGTGCGCCACGCCACCCGCTGGAACCTCGGGCCGAATGCGCAGCGGCTCTTTCATACGCTGATGACTTGCCTTCGCGGGTCGCTGTGTCTCTACCAGGGTGAGGAGCTCGGCCTGCCGGAGGCGGACGTGCCGTTCGAGGCGCTGCAGGATCCCTACGGCATCGAGTTCTGGCCGGAGTTCAAGGGCCGGGACGGCTGCCGGACGCCGATGGTCTGGGACCGAAAGAGCACCAATGGCGGCTTCACGGACGCGCTGCCGTGGCTTCCGGTTCCCGGTGAGCATCTCAGCCACGCCGTGACGGCGCAGGAGGAAGATCCCGCGGCGCTCATTCATCATTATCGCCGCGCACTGAGCTTCCGGCGCGCGCATCCCGCGCTCCGGCAGGGAGAGCAATCCGAGCTCGAGGCGCATGGCACGGTCCTTCGCTTCACACGCTCGCACCCGACAGAAGAGCTCTTCTGCGCGTTCAACATGAGCGACGAGCCCGCGTCGGTGGATGTGCCGGACGGCGACTGGATGACCATCGGATCGGAGCTTGGCTCCATCGCACCGGGGCCGGACTTCCGGCTTCACCTCGGGCCTTGGCAGGCCACGATCGCACTGAACAAAAAACGCAAATAAAGGGAGAGGGAAGACATGGCCGAACTTCTGCTCACGGACGTTGAGAAGACCTACGGGGGCACGGTCAACGTGCTCAAGAATATCGATCTCGATATCAAGAAGGGGGAGCTCATCGTATTCGTCGGCCCCTCCGGCTGCGGAAAGTCGACGCTTCTGCGGATGATTGCCGGGCTTGAGAAGATCACCGGCGGGGAGCTCAAGATCGACGGGCAGGTCGTCAACGACGTGCCCCCCTCCGAGCGTGGCATCGCGATGGTGTTCCAGTCCTACGCCCTCTACCCGCACATGACGGTGCGCGATAATATGGCCTTCGCCCTCAAGCTCGCCAAGAAGAGCCCGGCGGAGATCGACAAGGCGATCGCCTACGCCGCCGAGAAGCTGCAGCTCACCGAGTATCTCGACCGCCTGCCGAAGGCGCTCTCCGGCGGTCAACGCCAGCGGGTGGCCATCGGCCGCTCCATCGTGCGCGACCCGAAGGTCTATCTCTTCGACGAGCCGCTTTCGAACCTCGACGCCGCCCTGCGGGTGGCCACCCGGATCGAGATCGCGCAGCTCAAGGAGCAGATGCCCGATAGCACCATGATCTACGTCACCCATGACCAGGTGGAGGCCATGACGCTGGCCTCGCGCATCGTGGTTCTGGCCAACAAGGGCATCGCGCAGGTGGGCTCGCCGCTGGAGCTTTACGAGACGCCCGAGAACGAATTCGTGGCGCAATTCATCGGGTCGCCGCAGATGAACCTTTTGTCCGGCGAGGTCGTGGAGACCGGCGAGGTCACCAAGGTGCGTGTGGATCGCGGTGGCGGCGTGATCGAGGCCGCCATCCCGACGAAGGCGTCGGACGAGGGGCTCAAGGTCAATGTCGGCATCCGCCCCGAGGACATGGTGCAAACCGATGGCGAGAATTATGCCTATTCCGGTGAGGTGGAGATCACTGAAGCCCTTGGAGAGGTGACGCTGCTCTACTTCGTGAAGGACGAGGGTGCAGCCTCGCCTGTCATCGGCAAACTGCCCGGGATCCATAGGGATCTTCGCGGCACCTCGCCAAAGCTGACCGCCGCGAAGGAGAAGATTCACCTCTTCTCGAACGGGATGTCGCTTCTCTACCGCTGATCCGTCGCAGCACCTCCCAAGTCGCGGAGGATGCGCTCGGCTTCGTTATCTGATGGAAAGAAGAGCTCGATCTTGAGCTCTTCGACGACGCTGTCGCCCGTGGAGCTGAACTGCGCGATGGTGCCCACCAGCGCCAGGCGCTCGCCGCCCAGCTTGAAGATCGTCGGCACCGCTGGCGCGCCTTCTCCGCTCGGACCAGCGGCGCCTGAAAGGTGCCTTTCGGCGTCATCGAGCTTCGGGATGCCCCCTTGAGCCGCACTTTCGGCCCGGAGCCTCAGCGCAAGATGGCGCGCCACTTCGGGCCAATTCTCGATGGCGCTCTGAACCTCGCGGCGCTGCACGATGTCGATCATGCTCGCGCCTTCAACAGCACCCATGGCCCCAAAGATCGCCCGAGCGGGCGCGTTCATGCGCCGGATCGTCCAGAGCTTGTCGATGGCGATGCCCGGATAGGGCGCGTGGCGTTCGAGCGTCCAGTCCACGGCGCGGCGGATCGGCGCCATCTCCGCATCGTCCCACGCGCGCGCGGAGAACTTCGGTGCGAAACCCACGGCGCCGAGCATCTGATTGCGGCGGTCAAGCGGGACGCGAAGTATCGCGCCCAGATGGAGGACCATGTCGCGGCTGGGCCGCGCGCGCCCGGTTTCGAGGAATGAAATATGCCGCGCGCTGACGCCGGCCTCGAGCGCGAGATCGAGCTGGCTGAGGCGGCGCAGGCTGCGCCAGTGCCGCAGCAGATCGGAAAAGCTTTCCATGCCCCGAGCCTATCAGGGGCCGGTGCGCTGGTCAGTTACCTCCAAGGTAATTGTTTTGCTGACGCGCGGGCGCGAGACCTCCTGTCGACCAAGGAGGCGTTTCCCATGACCCGAGAACAGAAATCCCTGCGCACGACAGGCCTGCTCTTCGCCGTGACCGGCATCGTCCTTGCCGCGGGAGCGTGGCCGTCGCTCTACTGGCCATCTGCGATCTTCCTCGACATCGCGCACTGGCCGTTCCACGGCGCGCCACGGCCCCCGGAACCGGCAACGCGCCTTCTCCTCGCCATTGCCGGCGGCCTCACCGTGGGCTTCGGTGCCGCGATCTGGACGGTGGCGACCCAGCTCCTGGGCGATCACCCAAGCGTTGCGCGCGCAGTCATACGCAACGCAGCGCTCAGCTGGTTCGCCGTGGATTCCACGTTTTCGGTGGTGGCGGGCGCTCCGATGAACGTCGCCCTCAACCTTGTCTTCCTCGCTGCAGTGCTCTGGCCCATGCGCAAGGCCTTGAGGCAGAGGGATGCCGCGGTCTAGGCGCGGCGACGTCTGCGACCGCCACGCCCGCCCGCGGCCTCGCCGGGAGGCTTGTTGAACCTGATCCACGCCGCGCCGCCCTCGTCATTGTTCGTGAGGAAGTTCGCGGCGCGGATGGCTTCCATTTCCTTGCCCGGTCGGGGCTTCGTCGAGCCCAGGCCAAAGAGCGCGCAGAAGGCTTCGTCGTCCATGCCGTCGGGCAGGATGATCCCCGCCGCGGCCACTTCAGCCTTCTTTTCCTCGAGCCGCTTGGCGCCCACGGGCAGGGCGACCGGGTTCATGATGGCGCTCGTCATGCCTGCGGTCATCGCCATGGGGAGGAAGGCGTTGTTGATCCCATGCCGGTTCGGGAGCCCGAAGGAGATGTTGGAGGCGCCGCAGGTCGTGTTCACGCCGAGCTCCTCGCGTAGGCGGCGGACGAGCGTGAAGACCTGGAGACCGGCCGTGCCCATGGCGCCGATGGGCATCACGAGCGGGTCGACAACGATGTCGTGGGCTGGGATGCCGAAATCGGCGGCGCGGTCGACGATCTTCTTGGCGACGGCAAAGCGGACGTCGGGGTCCTCGCTGATGCCGGTATCGTCGTTCGAGATTGCCACCACGGGCACGTTGTACTTCTTGACGAGCGGCAGGATCGCCTCGAGGCGCTCTTCCTCGCCGGTCACGGAATTCAGAAGAGGACGGCCCTCCGCCGCGGCGAGGCCGTTCTCCAGCGCGCCGGGCACCGAGCTGTCGATGCAGAGCGGGCAATGGGTGACGGCTTGCACATGCTCGACCAGCGCCTTCATGAGCCCGGGCTCGACGAAGTTGTTGTCGGCGTAGCGCGGATCCTCGGCCATCTTGTTGGAGAAGACCGCGCCAGAGTTGATGTCGAGGACGTTGGCGCCCGCGGCGACCTGCGCCAAGGCATCCGCCTCCACGCGGGAGAAGTCACCCCGCTCCAGCTCCTCGTTGAGGATCTTGCGTCCCGTGGGATTGATGCGCTCTCCGATGACGCAGAAGGGCTGGTCGAAGCCGATGATTGCGGTCTTCGATTTCGACTCGATAACGGTCCGGGTCATTCAGGGTCCTTTATGCGGCGGGCCGGCCTGCGGCGCCGCCGTGGGTTTGTGTCCAGGTGGCGCTCGTCTTGATGCCGCCGAGAGGAAAGAAGTGAACGGCTTCGATGTTGAAGTCGGGGTGTGCGGCTTTGTGCGCGGCCAGCTCGGCGATGAACTCCGTGGGCTCGAAGGGCAGGAGCAGCTTCGTCACGTCCTTTGCCCGCCGCTGCAGCACCCGGAGCGAGGCCCCGACGCCGCACGCGATGGAGAACTTGATCAGGGTCTGCAGCTTGGCGGGCCCCGCCACACCGATGTGTATCGGGATCGTGATGCCCGCGGCCTTGAGCGCATCTGCCCATGCGATGACCGGTTCGGCTTCGAAGCAGAACTGGGTGGCGATGGCCATCTCTGCATCGTTCGTGTCCGAGAATGCCTGCTTCCAGCGGAGGGCAGCGTCGACATTGGCGGAGCCCCCGCTGGGGTCGATGTCGCGATTGCCTTCGGGATGCCCGGCCACGTGCAGCCGTTTGAACCCGGCATCGCCGAATGCGCCGCTTTCGAGGAGCTGCATGGAGCTGTCGTAATCGCCGTGGGGCGTTGTCACGCCGCCCGCGAGGAGGAGCGCCTGATCGACATTCGCCTCGCCCTGGTAGCGCGCGATCCAGTCACGCAGCGTCGCCTCGTCCTTGATGATCCGCGCCGGAAAATGCGGCATCACCGGGTAGCCCTCGTCGGCCAGTCGTTTGGTTGTCGCGACCATATCCTCGATGGGTGTGCCCTCGATATGGGCAACGTAGACCCGGGTGCCCTCGGGGAGGAGCTCCCGGAAGCTATCGATCTTTTCGGCCGTGCGGGGCATCACCTCGATGGAGAAGCCTTCGAGGAAGGTCTCCAGTTCCGGGTTTGAGGCCGCCGGCTGTTCGCTGCGGGCGAAATTCAGAAGTCCCATGGTTCCCTCTCAGGCCTTGCCTC from Pseudomonadota bacterium includes:
- a CDS encoding carbohydrate ABC transporter permease, encoding MAAIDDQGPNRGSFVTSAQQVIKGLYTGKASDDGIAGEKSSLGLVTNLAVLFLVFLWLFPTVGLFVSSFRTADQITSSGWWSALSTQEAQNPAIRLEGTETPEGDLFVIEGQLFDNTDTVVTAWGWSSRAPEDFAPGETAELRGGEMLTIEEDGAFRLSNTVSFEGERLPRVFTTASSPPEFTFENYNYMLFEGSNESMAPAFFNTLTVTIPATIIPILVAAFAAYALAWMEFPGRALLVAVVVGLLVVPLQLALIPLLQFHNWIGIGKGYVGVWLAHMGFGLPLAIYLLRNYMAGLPRDIIENARVDGATDFQIFMRIILPLSFPALASFAIFQFLWTWNDLLVARVFLIDSTGQTTVMTNAIVELLGTRGGNWEILATAAFVSIAVPLVVFFALQRYLVRGLLAGSVK
- a CDS encoding GH1 family beta-glucosidase produces the protein MKKRSRADFPDGFRFGAATAAYQIEGHAKGDAGPTHWDTWAAVPGNVVRAEDGAVACDHYTRYEEDLDILKDGGFDAYRFSASWARVMPEGVGRVNATGLDFYDRLTDAILARGLEPHLTLYHWELPAALSDRGGWASADIAAWFADYVEVIAGKIGDRTKSIATLNEPWCVAWLGHFLGGHAPGHRDIRSAARAMHHVMKAHGAGMTRLREMGLDTLGIVLNFEHAAPATERQADAAAAARHDAIYNRWFIEAITKGRYPQPVVDVLAPHMPQGWEEDLPEISQKIDWLGINYYTRMLHEDAPGEPWPAYWSTRGDLERTQMDWEVYPDGLAGFLKRLKTDYVGDLPIIVTENGMAWGDEVENGAVHDPERQHYIDVHLDAMQDAIAAGVNLQGFFYWSLLDNYEWAFGYEKRFGMVHVDFETMKRTPKGSYHALKSWLADT
- a CDS encoding sugar ABC transporter permease, whose product is MHPALLGLFTIIFAVAACGLYFYGSNWVLDKVLFPAKGPNAGRNINRANMIRPWLFLFPAFAALGLYLAYPVFETIRLSVLDRDAGNAFVGLQNYQQMANEPKFWEAVRNNFLWLLVVPAASTAFGLAVAQLTDRLAWGNIAKSLIFMPMAISFVGASVIWKLVYEARPEGTDQIGVLNAIYMAMGGGEPITWITVPFWNNFFLMIILIWIQTGFAMVILSAALRGIPEETVEAAIVDGAGPFSIFFKIKVPQIMPTIVVVWTTITIATLKVFDIVFAMTNGQWETQVLANYMFDKLFRANDWGVGSASAMVIMLMVTPILVWNIIQVRKETR
- a CDS encoding ABC transporter substrate-binding protein, encoding MKHLLLAGSATLALTAGMATAGGHLTFAPGEGPFSWDSYNAWAENAPDLSGQTVTISGPWLNPEDDFFRNALAYFMDATGAEAIYTGSDSFEQQIVIDAEAGSAPNVAVFPQPGLASVMAGNGLLSPLPGDFADWVGENYAAGESWVDLGTYADENGDDQMYGFFYNVNVKSLVWYSPENFEDAGYEVPTTLEGLKELTEQIVADGETPWCIGLGSGAATGWPATDWVEDMMLRTVEPAVYDQWVANEIPFNDPRVINAIEEFGYFARDDAKVSGGADAVATTDFRDSPQGLFASPPQCYMHKQASFVPAFFPDGTEFGVDTNFFYFPSYESEDLGNPVLGGGTLMAITNPSDATNELMEFLKLPLAHEVMMAQTGFLTPHNGVNIEAYLNETQRGLGQILLDATTFRFDGSDLMPGAIGAGTFWTGMVDYAGGASAEEVTAEIQDSWDAIK
- a CDS encoding substrate-binding domain-containing protein, producing the protein MNLKELAAHLGLSQTTVSRALNGYPEVSETTRQRVSHAAEQHNYRPNTRAKSLATGRAMAVGHVIPTSTRHEMVNPIFGDFISGAGETYKQHGYDMLLSMVEDGDQPRVYRELKAKGTVDGLIVHAPETSDPRIGLLSDLEIPFVVHGRASDEARPYAWLDVNNTSAFARATELLLDLGHRRIAFLNGLESMDFARRRRAGFERALSKAGLAPDPALLRSAEMTETYGYSSAKEMLAMDHPPTAFLVSSLIIALGVRRAVEEQGLVLGRDVSLITHDDDLSYLRNGGDVPVFTATRSSVRDAGRLSAQMLIDQIGAPANTLPTRLLEAPLIHGRSTGPCPT
- a CDS encoding alpha-glucosidase, whose product is MNQQAQEMAGRVVTDPDWWRGAAIYQIYPRSYQDSNGDGVGDLLGIVQRLPYIASLGVDAIWISPFFKSPMKDFGYDVSDYCDVDPMFGTIADFDILVDTAHQWGIKVMIDLVLSHTSDVHPWFVESRASRDNPRADWYVWADPKPDGTPPNNWLSIFGGSGWQWDARREQYYLHNFLVSQPDLNFHNPDVQNALLDVTRFWLNRGVDGFRLDTVNFYFADKDLRDNPPCPPELRNATIAPSVNPYNHQLHLYSKTQPENITFLERFRALLDEFPGTTCVGEVGDAQKGLEILGEYTKGEKRMHMCYAFELLSGDRPTAQFVADVFKHFDAAAPEGWACWAFSNHDVVRHATRWNLGPNAQRLFHTLMTCLRGSLCLYQGEELGLPEADVPFEALQDPYGIEFWPEFKGRDGCRTPMVWDRKSTNGGFTDALPWLPVPGEHLSHAVTAQEEDPAALIHHYRRALSFRRAHPALRQGEQSELEAHGTVLRFTRSHPTEELFCAFNMSDEPASVDVPDGDWMTIGSELGSIAPGPDFRLHLGPWQATIALNKKRK